From Pseudarthrobacter equi, a single genomic window includes:
- a CDS encoding Hpt domain-containing protein → MSPSDDAPLPLVDQSVLDRLRDELGEDGGYSKVFVGNFIECLPQRLSKLRLALTTGDLEGSVDAVLSLKTSSQMVGAERLAGLATNLESEIRSGARAADAAVVLPHLAAAFLRNITQCSRQTTHRLQAQCAMGASL, encoded by the coding sequence GTGAGCCCCTCGGATGACGCCCCCCTGCCGCTGGTGGACCAGTCAGTGCTGGACCGTCTCCGGGACGAACTCGGAGAAGACGGGGGCTACAGCAAGGTGTTCGTGGGGAACTTCATCGAGTGCCTGCCCCAGCGGCTCAGCAAGCTCCGGTTGGCCCTGACCACCGGAGACTTGGAGGGCTCCGTGGACGCTGTCCTGAGCCTGAAGACCTCCAGCCAGATGGTGGGCGCGGAACGGCTGGCGGGACTGGCAACGAATCTGGAAAGCGAAATCCGCAGCGGGGCACGCGCGGCAGACGCCGCCGTCGTACTTCCCCACCTGGCCGCCGCTTTCCTGCGGAACATCACCCAATGCAGCCGCCAGACCACACACCGCCTGCAGGCTCAGTGCGCGATGGGCGCCAGCCTGTAA
- a CDS encoding glycosyl hydrolase — protein MAKSLKRLVIAAFVGAGLVLAAVQPAAAAAAPAAQIALSPASGPAGSAVTVAGTGFKAATTGTVIIGSATFAFKTSSTGAFSAGVSIPSGSTGNVTVTAKTSSVKASALFAVQAAATPPPPASNALLRFGAATAGGPLASAELDEVATLAGENPTMVLSYKDFLQAPPLAELDAVQARGATPLVTWEPWAWGGGVDQPAYALDRIAAGDFDARILQWGQALTSWGKPVMLRFAHEMNGNWYPWAEGVNGNQAGDYVAAWRHVHDVMASTGAGNVQWVWSPNVPYWGSTDLAGLYPGAGYVDIVALDGYNWGTSQSWSSWVAPQDLFGPGISQLRGLAAGKPILIAEVASSELGGSKASWNTALVSYLSAQPDVMGFVWFHLQKETDWRINSSDASAAAFKSALAARRT, from the coding sequence TTGGCAAAATCGTTAAAGAGGTTAGTCATTGCTGCGTTCGTGGGAGCCGGCCTGGTTCTTGCGGCTGTTCAACCGGCCGCGGCAGCCGCCGCTCCGGCAGCACAAATTGCGTTGAGTCCGGCGTCCGGGCCGGCGGGGTCCGCCGTGACTGTGGCCGGGACCGGGTTCAAAGCCGCCACCACCGGAACGGTGATCATCGGGTCGGCCACGTTCGCTTTCAAGACCAGTTCCACGGGTGCCTTCAGCGCGGGGGTGAGCATTCCGTCCGGGTCCACCGGCAACGTCACCGTGACTGCCAAAACCTCGTCCGTGAAGGCGTCCGCCCTCTTCGCCGTTCAGGCAGCCGCCACTCCGCCACCACCGGCCAGCAACGCACTCCTCCGGTTCGGCGCTGCGACAGCCGGGGGACCGCTCGCATCGGCGGAACTCGATGAAGTGGCAACCCTCGCGGGGGAGAACCCCACCATGGTGCTTTCCTACAAGGACTTCCTCCAGGCGCCGCCGCTGGCCGAGCTGGACGCCGTCCAGGCACGGGGTGCCACGCCATTGGTCACGTGGGAGCCGTGGGCTTGGGGCGGCGGAGTGGATCAGCCCGCCTATGCCCTGGACCGGATCGCTGCCGGCGACTTCGACGCCAGGATCCTCCAGTGGGGCCAGGCGCTCACGTCCTGGGGCAAACCCGTGATGCTGCGCTTCGCCCATGAAATGAACGGCAACTGGTACCCCTGGGCGGAGGGCGTGAACGGGAACCAGGCAGGCGACTATGTTGCGGCCTGGCGCCACGTCCACGACGTCATGGCGTCCACCGGTGCAGGCAACGTCCAGTGGGTGTGGTCCCCGAACGTTCCCTACTGGGGTTCCACTGACCTTGCCGGGCTCTATCCGGGTGCGGGCTACGTGGACATTGTTGCCCTGGACGGCTACAACTGGGGCACCTCCCAGTCGTGGAGCAGCTGGGTGGCGCCGCAGGACCTGTTTGGCCCCGGCATTTCCCAGTTGCGCGGACTCGCGGCGGGCAAACCCATCCTGATTGCCGAGGTGGCGTCCAGCGAGCTGGGCGGTTCCAAGGCTTCCTGGAATACTGCGCTGGTGTCCTACCTTTCCGCGCAGCCGGACGTGATGGGCTTCGTCTGGTTCCACCTCCAGAAGGAAACCGACTGGCGCATCAACAGCAGTGATGCCTCTGCAGCCGCTTTCAAATCCGCCTTGGCGGCCCGGAGGACTTAG
- a CDS encoding very short patch repair endonuclease, translated as MADRLTPEQRSWNMSRIRGKNTKPELLVRRLLHAKGYRYRLHGAAGGGKLPGNPDLVFAGRHKVIFVNGCFWHFHDCRVGQHAPKANAGFWADKRTRTRERDATQRRKLEDAGWEVLTLWECELKDGAALESQLVRFLETRQRT; from the coding sequence ATGGCGGACAGGCTCACTCCCGAGCAACGCAGCTGGAACATGTCCCGCATCCGGGGCAAGAACACCAAGCCCGAGCTCTTGGTGCGCCGGCTCCTGCACGCCAAGGGCTACCGTTACCGGCTCCATGGCGCCGCAGGCGGGGGAAAGCTGCCAGGCAACCCGGACCTCGTGTTCGCCGGCCGCCACAAAGTCATCTTCGTCAACGGCTGCTTCTGGCACTTCCACGACTGCCGCGTCGGCCAGCACGCACCCAAAGCCAATGCGGGCTTCTGGGCCGATAAGCGCACCCGCACCAGGGAACGCGACGCCACGCAGCGCCGCAAGCTGGAGGACGCCGGCTGGGAGGTCCTCACCCTCTGGGAGTGCGAACTCAAAGACGGCGCCGCGCTCGAGTCACAGCTGGTGCGGTTCCTTGAAACCCGGCAGCGGACTTGA
- a CDS encoding pyridoxamine 5'-phosphate oxidase family protein gives MMFEHADGQPILELTDEQSWELLEGTKHGRLVVSVAGEPDIFPVNYVTADRKVYLRTAPGNKLAQLTINSKVLFETDGILSDQAWSVVLRGSARVLSNSAELETVEALGLKTWVPTLKDFYVEIEPSSVSGRHFNFGEQPEREI, from the coding sequence ATGATGTTTGAACACGCAGATGGGCAACCCATTCTCGAACTCACCGACGAGCAGTCCTGGGAACTCCTGGAGGGAACCAAGCACGGGAGGCTGGTGGTTTCCGTTGCGGGCGAACCGGACATTTTCCCGGTCAACTACGTCACGGCGGACCGGAAGGTCTACCTGAGGACCGCCCCGGGCAACAAGCTGGCACAGCTGACCATCAACTCCAAGGTGCTCTTCGAAACGGACGGCATCCTCTCGGACCAGGCGTGGTCCGTGGTCCTCCGCGGCAGTGCACGCGTGCTGAGCAACTCGGCGGAGCTGGAAACGGTGGAGGCACTGGGCCTGAAGACCTGGGTTCCCACGCTCAAGGACTTCTACGTGGAAATCGAGCCCAGCTCCGTCAGCGGGCGGCACTTCAACTTCGGAGAGCAGCCGGAGCGGGAAATCTAG
- the bsaP gene encoding biotin synthase auxiliary protein BsaP — translation MSPLPAGASPDPAALYCGHCGEPREENAREGGRGADDHRRKGTDDGGTTPPSSAHLRCASRLHLEPPRFCGQCARRLKVQVTPLGWWAACSRHGVITCPDTTP, via the coding sequence GTGAGCCCGCTCCCGGCCGGAGCCTCCCCGGATCCTGCGGCCCTGTACTGCGGTCACTGCGGTGAGCCCCGCGAAGAGAACGCTCGCGAGGGTGGCCGCGGCGCCGATGACCACCGCAGAAAGGGCACGGACGACGGCGGGACCACGCCGCCGTCGTCCGCCCACCTGCGATGCGCGTCACGGCTGCACCTGGAACCGCCGCGGTTCTGCGGCCAGTGTGCGCGCCGCCTGAAGGTGCAGGTCACACCGCTGGGCTGGTGGGCTGCCTGCTCACGGCATGGCGTCATTACCTGTCCTGACACCACACCGTGA
- the bioB gene encoding biotin synthase BioB codes for MTATVHNWPILETARAQVLERGTGLTEEQLVEVLTLPDEALPRALELAHQVRLRHCGEDVEVEGIVSIKTGGCPEDCHFCSQSGLFDSPVRGVWLDILELVKAAKETAATGATEFCIVAAVRGPDIKLMNQVKFAIDRINEEVDINIACSLGMLTQRQVDQLAGWGVHRYNHNLETARSFFPQVVTTHTYEERLETCAMVKAAGMELCCGALLGMGESVHQRAELAAQLAALDPHEVPLNFLNPRPGTPLENQGVMDGKDALRAIAAFRLAMPRTVLRYAGGRELTLGDLGTREGFLGGINAVIVGNYLTTLGRPATADLNLLVDLNMPIRELQKTL; via the coding sequence ATGACTGCCACCGTCCACAACTGGCCCATCCTCGAGACAGCCCGCGCCCAGGTCCTGGAGCGGGGTACCGGGCTCACCGAAGAGCAGCTGGTGGAGGTCCTCACCCTCCCGGACGAAGCACTCCCCCGGGCTTTGGAGCTGGCGCACCAGGTCCGGCTTCGGCATTGCGGCGAGGACGTGGAGGTTGAAGGCATCGTCTCCATCAAGACCGGCGGCTGCCCGGAAGACTGCCACTTCTGCAGCCAATCCGGGCTCTTCGACAGCCCCGTCCGCGGCGTCTGGCTGGACATCCTGGAGCTGGTCAAAGCCGCCAAGGAAACTGCTGCCACCGGTGCCACGGAGTTTTGCATTGTGGCCGCCGTGCGCGGCCCGGACATCAAACTCATGAACCAGGTCAAGTTCGCCATCGACCGGATCAACGAGGAAGTGGACATCAACATCGCGTGTTCCCTGGGCATGCTCACCCAACGGCAGGTGGACCAGCTCGCCGGCTGGGGCGTCCACCGCTACAACCACAACCTCGAAACCGCCCGCAGCTTCTTCCCGCAGGTGGTCACCACGCACACGTATGAGGAACGCCTCGAGACCTGCGCCATGGTGAAGGCTGCCGGCATGGAACTGTGCTGCGGCGCGCTCCTGGGAATGGGCGAGTCAGTCCACCAGCGGGCAGAACTCGCCGCCCAGCTTGCTGCACTGGACCCGCACGAAGTGCCGCTGAACTTCCTCAACCCCCGGCCGGGAACTCCCCTGGAAAACCAAGGCGTCATGGACGGCAAGGACGCCCTCCGGGCCATCGCTGCCTTCCGCCTCGCCATGCCCCGAACGGTCCTGCGCTACGCCGGCGGACGCGAGCTTACGCTTGGCGATCTGGGCACCCGCGAAGGGTTCCTGGGCGGTATCAACGCCGTCATCGTGGGCAACTACCTCACCACCCTGGGACGCCCCGCCACCGCCGACCTCAACCTCCTGGTGGACCTCAACATGCCCATCAGGGAACTGCAGAAGACCCTGTGA
- a CDS encoding purine-cytosine permease family protein gives MSHDSESTQLLEPAAPPGAGVVGGSPATPAAGNAAALNATKESLEDYTLRFAPRSYRKWSAGVVATSALGGIAYLADFSIGANIGISYGTVNAIFGILVAAVIIFATGFPLAYYAARYNIDLDLITRGSGFGYYGSVVTNVIFATFTFIFFALEGSIMAQGLELGLGIPQWLGYAASTVIIIPLVIYGMNTLAKLQVWTTPLWLLLMVVPVGYLLVSHPESIDSFFAYTGESGDGGPNLASVMLAAGVCLSLMAQIAEQIDYLRFMPPRTDANRAAWWRAVILAGPGWVIFGAIKQIVGLFIAIYLIATLDPAASATANEPVHQFLGVYQEMMPAWLAMTLAVVLVVISQIKINVTNAYSGSLAWTNSFTRITKTYPGRMVFVVVNLLIALVLMEANMFDFLNTILGFYANCAMAWVVTVASDIAINKYLLKISPKVPEFRRGMLYAVNPVGFVAMLVSAGVSIAVFFGAFGSGIQPYSPIFAVGLALVLPPALAVLTRGRYYLRRTDDGIDLPMFDADGNPSDAKLTCHVTGLEFERPDMVRSAQDAPDGGPQYVSSLALSTDKTGELVLPAQK, from the coding sequence ATGAGCCACGACTCAGAATCCACGCAACTGCTGGAGCCTGCTGCACCACCCGGCGCCGGCGTCGTCGGCGGATCCCCGGCGACTCCGGCCGCCGGAAACGCTGCAGCGCTGAACGCCACCAAGGAGAGCCTGGAGGACTATACGCTGCGGTTCGCCCCGCGCTCGTACCGCAAATGGAGCGCAGGCGTGGTGGCCACCAGCGCGTTGGGCGGCATCGCCTACCTGGCGGACTTCTCGATTGGCGCGAACATAGGGATTTCCTATGGCACGGTAAACGCGATCTTCGGCATCCTGGTGGCCGCGGTGATCATCTTCGCCACCGGCTTCCCGCTGGCCTACTACGCGGCACGCTACAACATCGACCTGGACCTGATCACCCGCGGCTCCGGCTTCGGCTACTACGGATCCGTGGTCACCAACGTCATCTTTGCCACGTTCACGTTCATCTTCTTCGCACTGGAGGGCTCCATCATGGCCCAGGGGCTGGAGCTGGGCCTGGGGATTCCGCAGTGGCTGGGGTACGCGGCGTCCACAGTCATCATCATCCCGCTGGTCATTTACGGGATGAACACCCTGGCCAAGCTACAGGTGTGGACCACTCCGCTGTGGCTGCTCCTGATGGTTGTTCCCGTGGGGTACCTGCTGGTTTCGCACCCGGAGAGCATCGACAGCTTCTTTGCGTACACCGGTGAGTCCGGCGACGGCGGCCCGAACCTGGCCTCCGTGATGCTGGCGGCCGGCGTATGCCTGTCCCTCATGGCGCAGATCGCCGAGCAGATCGACTACCTCCGGTTCATGCCGCCGCGTACCGACGCCAACCGCGCGGCCTGGTGGCGGGCCGTCATTCTGGCTGGGCCGGGCTGGGTGATCTTCGGTGCCATTAAGCAGATCGTGGGCCTCTTCATCGCCATCTACCTCATCGCCACCCTGGACCCCGCCGCCTCGGCCACCGCCAACGAGCCCGTGCACCAGTTCCTGGGCGTGTACCAGGAGATGATGCCGGCATGGCTGGCGATGACCCTGGCCGTGGTGCTGGTGGTCATTTCGCAGATCAAAATCAACGTCACCAACGCGTACTCCGGATCGCTGGCGTGGACCAACAGCTTTACCCGAATCACCAAGACCTACCCGGGCCGGATGGTGTTCGTGGTGGTCAACCTGCTGATCGCCCTGGTCCTGATGGAAGCCAACATGTTCGACTTCCTCAACACCATCCTCGGCTTCTACGCCAACTGCGCCATGGCCTGGGTGGTTACGGTTGCCTCCGATATCGCCATCAACAAGTACCTGCTCAAGATCTCCCCGAAAGTGCCAGAGTTCCGCCGTGGCATGCTCTACGCCGTGAACCCGGTGGGGTTCGTGGCGATGCTGGTGTCAGCGGGCGTCTCCATCGCTGTCTTCTTCGGTGCTTTTGGGTCCGGCATCCAGCCGTATTCGCCCATCTTCGCTGTTGGCCTGGCACTGGTGCTTCCGCCGGCGCTCGCGGTCCTGACCCGCGGCCGGTACTACCTCCGCCGGACCGACGACGGCATTGACCTGCCCATGTTCGACGCCGACGGCAACCCCAGCGACGCGAAACTCACCTGCCACGTGACGGGGCTGGAGTTCGAACGTCCGGACATGGTGCGCTCGGCACAGGACGCGCCCGACGGCGGCCCGCAGTATGTTTCCTCGCTCGCCTTGTCCACGGACAAGACAGGGGAGTTGGTGCTTCCGGCACAGAAGTAG
- a CDS encoding DUF6318 family protein translates to MAGCSGGAPADPGTGSATPSQSASPSVSPTPTPTPSAVYKPADASGPAQNVPVPVLPEVAKTETKEGAEAFTKYWFEHLNYAYQTGNVSTVQAMTSPDCEYCNNIINSLTTNYQDGRWLAGGRLTVPAATTTFEKSSDGNYQVVIQVLQDTLTYYQPGGGEFRQATKPSNTGNVLLVDFAESNWRVNGLHPLR, encoded by the coding sequence ATGGCTGGCTGCTCCGGGGGAGCGCCTGCGGATCCGGGCACTGGATCGGCAACGCCTTCCCAGTCAGCGTCTCCCAGCGTTTCGCCCACGCCTACCCCTACTCCCAGTGCCGTCTACAAGCCCGCCGACGCATCCGGGCCAGCCCAAAACGTCCCCGTCCCAGTGTTGCCGGAAGTGGCGAAGACGGAGACGAAGGAGGGCGCAGAGGCTTTCACTAAGTACTGGTTCGAGCATCTCAATTACGCGTATCAAACCGGGAACGTGTCCACCGTGCAAGCGATGACATCGCCTGATTGCGAATACTGCAACAACATCATCAACTCTCTGACGACCAACTATCAGGACGGCCGCTGGTTGGCAGGGGGAAGACTTACGGTGCCAGCCGCAACGACAACTTTCGAGAAGTCGTCAGATGGAAACTATCAAGTAGTCATCCAAGTCTTGCAGGACACCCTGACTTACTATCAGCCTGGGGGTGGTGAGTTTCGCCAGGCCACCAAGCCTTCCAACACTGGGAATGTGCTCCTAGTTGATTTTGCCGAATCAAACTGGCGCGTCAACGGCCTGCACCCGCTTCGGTGA